The Vanessa atalanta chromosome 7, ilVanAtal1.2, whole genome shotgun sequence genomic interval atttttgacCACTTGATATaacgattttgtttttattaactcGCACTTGTCTCTATTATAAAGCAATTATTAtcgattaattaatacaaacaaattactcaatcaaattataaatgtgtgCGAAATATATTACGTGACCtttgcatattttttactgCATAATTAATGTTTCATGCTCATTAAGCATTTATCTTCTGCATGTCAAAAAAgataattcaaatttcgaatgttACTTTGCAAATGCATTCTTcctaattatttcattgtttttaagtTCTTTGTtacgatatataattaaatattaagaaaaatgcaGTACGTTAATTTTTTgcgtaattttcaattttatagctATCAATGCTGGCTTATTTGTTCTTATGCAAatgatttgtaaattaattgaatttgttaCGATAATTATCGATTACGCTTTATCAGCATGAGTAGCTATCGAGAATTTACTAGATCTGCTCGACTGTTTATGATGTAAGTTTGTGTGTTATAATTGAGTGTTTTTTGGTTTCAGCTATCTCGTGTCAGGCGACGCCGATGGAAAGTGCTACATTTGGGACTGGAAGACTACGAAGCTGTACAAGAAGTGGAAGGCTCACGACGGAGTGTGTATCACGTCGCTGTGGCATCCGCACGAGCCCAGCCGCCTTCTCACCGCGGGCTGGGACGGTCTCATCAAATACTGGGATTAAATGATAACAACAAATACGATATGATTGTTTTAATAACCCCTACCTTTAAACCACAAACCATAAATAACGACTCAAATAAACtttgcaatattttaacattcctttttttttaaattatgtcagCTGTCTGCTCGATTAGGTATAAGTATTCATCTATTTTATGCGTTTACGCGGCTATGGGATACTTGAAGGGCTCCTCGTAGGCGATGTCGACCTTGTACTCCATACTGCACTCGCGACAGGCGCCGTTCACCATGAACTggttaaagtttatattgtttTCGTGGAATGATTCGATGAGGGCAGTAATGAGGCTGTCGATCATTTCCGGCGTGTGGTGCGGACCCGGCGCGAACCGCAGGCGCTCCTCGCCGCGGGCCACCGTCGGGTAGTTGATGGCTTGCACGTAGTGGCCGCGCTTCATCAGGGACTCGGCCACGAGAGCCACCTTATCCGCTCCCGTTATCGGCACGGGGACTATGTGGCTCACGGACGGCATCTGCGGCAGTCCGGCCACCAGCAGCGAGAGCTTCAAGTAGCGGACGATAGCCTGGTGCTTGGCTCTCATGTTTCTGCCCTCCTCGCTCGCCAGCAGCCTTATAGCCGCCAGAGAGCCAGCCAGCACGGGCGGTGGGAGTGCCGTCGTGAATATGAACCCTGGAGCCAGCGATCTCACAGTATCTACCAGTAGAGACGATCCAGCTATGTAGCCTCCGACGTTTCCATAGGCTTTACCCAGTGTACCAGAGACAATATCGATGAGGTTTTCGACGCCTCTCTCTTCACCTATCCCGGCACCGTGTTTTCCATATAAGCCAACAGCATGGACTTCATCTACGAAAGTCAGAGCTCCGTATTTATGAGCTATGTTACACATTTCTTCTAGGGGACAAATAGCTCCACTCATAGAGTGGACAGTCTCAAAAACGACTAGTTTTGGCACACCGGCTGGTGATGAAGATAATAATTCTCTTAGGTGACTCGGGTCATTGTGTCTAAATATATGTTTAGGTGCCCGGCTGTTTCTTATTCCTTGTATCATCGAGGCATGGTTGCCAGCATCAGAGTAAATGATGCAACCAGGTAATATTTTAGCTAAAGTAGAGAGAGTCGCATCATTAGCGACAAAGCAGGAACTAAAAATTAAAGCTGCTGGTTTTTTGTGTAGATTGGCTATTTCAGATTCGAGTTTTTCAGTCATTTGTGAGTTGCCAGCAATATTGCGAGTACCACCTGCACCCGTTCCATAGGACTTGATAGCAGAAATAGCAGCATCTTGTACAGCAGGGTGGCGCGAAGCTCCCAAGTAATCGTTAGCACACCACACAGTCACACGGCGGTTCTCGGCTCCTTCTAAAGCTTGCGGATACAAGCCGTCGGCCGCCAAGCGAGACACCTTTCTGAATATACGGTAGGAGTAATCCTTCTTCTTCGCATTAATTTGTTCACTGAAgaatttatcatatttgtaaGTGTTCACGCTCTCCACGATGTCTTCGGTCATCTCCTTCGGTGCCTCGGAGATGATCGAGTTCTTCTGAATGAAAGGGCATTTTGTTTCATCAACCCCGAGCGTGCGAAAACCTCGTGAAAATATAGGGCAGAAATTCCCATACTGTTTCACCAGTACGCTGCCGTAATTTCGC includes:
- the LOC125065113 gene encoding 5-aminolevulinate synthase, nonspecific, mitochondrial isoform X2; its protein translation is MNQAFVRNYGSVLVKQYGNFCPIFSRGFRTLGVDETKCPFIQKNSIISEAPKEMTEDIVESVNTYKYDKFFSEQINAKKKDYSYRIFRKVSRLAADGLYPQALEGAENRRVTVWCANDYLGASRHPAVQDAAISAIKSYGTGAGGTRNIAGNSQMTEKLESEIANLHKKPAALIFSSCFVANDATLSTLAKILPGCIIYSDAGNHASMIQGIRNSRAPKHIFRHNDPSHLRELLSSSPAGVPKLVVFETVHSMSGAICPLEEMCNIAHKYGALTFVDEVHAVGLYGKHGAGIGEERGVENLIDIVSGTLGKAYGNVGGYIAGSSLLVDTVRSLAPGFIFTTALPPPVLAGSLAAIRLLASEEGRNMRAKHQAIVRYLKLSLLVAGLPQMPSVSHIVPVPITGADKVALVAESLMKRGHYVQAINYPTVARGEERLRFAPGPHHTPEMIDSLITALIESFHENNINFNQFMVNGACRECSMEYKVDIAYEEPFKYPIAA
- the LOC125065113 gene encoding 5-aminolevulinate synthase, nonspecific, mitochondrial isoform X1, translated to MPCPFLGSMNQAFVRNYGSVLVKQYGNFCPIFSRGFRTLGVDETKCPFIQKNSIISEAPKEMTEDIVESVNTYKYDKFFSEQINAKKKDYSYRIFRKVSRLAADGLYPQALEGAENRRVTVWCANDYLGASRHPAVQDAAISAIKSYGTGAGGTRNIAGNSQMTEKLESEIANLHKKPAALIFSSCFVANDATLSTLAKILPGCIIYSDAGNHASMIQGIRNSRAPKHIFRHNDPSHLRELLSSSPAGVPKLVVFETVHSMSGAICPLEEMCNIAHKYGALTFVDEVHAVGLYGKHGAGIGEERGVENLIDIVSGTLGKAYGNVGGYIAGSSLLVDTVRSLAPGFIFTTALPPPVLAGSLAAIRLLASEEGRNMRAKHQAIVRYLKLSLLVAGLPQMPSVSHIVPVPITGADKVALVAESLMKRGHYVQAINYPTVARGEERLRFAPGPHHTPEMIDSLITALIESFHENNINFNQFMVNGACRECSMEYKVDIAYEEPFKYPIAA